One part of the Tenacibaculum sp. 190130A14a genome encodes these proteins:
- a CDS encoding NAD(P)/FAD-dependent oxidoreductase: MSKNVVVIGGGIIGMCSAYYLHKEGHQVTVIDQSDFSKGASYVNAGIITPSHIISLAAPGMINKGIKWMFSSTSPFSIKPRIDFDFIYWSWLFKKASTAQKVEASIPVIKDINLFSKELYEEMQNSNDFDFYYQDKGLLMHYQTDKAGEEEWKVGQRAIQEGLKVENLTKEQVQKLEPHVDLNIKGAVYYHSDAHMSPNEFMQQLKAYLENAGVTFIANEEVLDFTTSQNTINSITTKTQQISTDEFVIATGSWTQKLSKKLGIRIPVQAGKGYRINVAQETGIQVPSILMEAKVAVTPMDGYTRFAGTMEVAGINEDINIKRVQTIANASENYYQGLKIDSKAIQNTQSGLRPCSPDGLPYIGKLSRFQNATVATGHAMMGWSLGPATGKVISELISEKKTSLNITPFHVERYHKKSRN, encoded by the coding sequence ATGAGTAAAAATGTAGTTGTTATTGGAGGTGGAATCATTGGTATGTGTTCTGCCTATTACTTACATAAAGAAGGGCATCAAGTTACTGTTATAGATCAATCTGATTTTAGCAAAGGTGCATCCTATGTAAATGCAGGAATAATTACCCCTAGTCATATTATCTCTTTGGCTGCTCCTGGAATGATTAACAAAGGAATAAAATGGATGTTTAGTTCTACAAGTCCTTTTTCAATTAAGCCTCGTATTGATTTTGATTTTATCTATTGGTCTTGGCTGTTTAAAAAGGCTTCTACAGCGCAAAAAGTGGAAGCTTCGATTCCTGTGATTAAAGACATCAATCTATTCAGTAAAGAGCTTTATGAAGAGATGCAAAACAGTAACGATTTTGATTTTTATTATCAAGACAAAGGTCTGTTAATGCACTATCAAACTGATAAAGCAGGGGAAGAAGAATGGAAAGTTGGTCAGCGTGCTATTCAAGAGGGTTTGAAAGTTGAAAATTTAACAAAAGAACAGGTTCAAAAATTAGAACCTCATGTAGATTTAAATATTAAAGGAGCTGTATACTATCATTCAGATGCTCATATGAGTCCGAATGAATTTATGCAACAACTCAAAGCATATTTAGAAAATGCTGGTGTTACCTTTATAGCAAATGAAGAAGTACTTGATTTTACAACTTCTCAAAACACTATTAACTCTATAACTACTAAAACCCAACAGATTTCAACAGACGAATTTGTAATTGCTACAGGTTCATGGACACAAAAGCTTTCTAAGAAACTAGGAATTCGCATTCCTGTACAAGCCGGAAAAGGGTACCGTATCAATGTAGCTCAAGAAACAGGAATTCAAGTCCCTTCCATTTTAATGGAAGCTAAAGTTGCTGTAACTCCGATGGATGGTTACACCCGTTTTGCAGGAACTATGGAAGTAGCTGGTATAAATGAAGACATTAACATAAAAAGAGTACAAACAATAGCCAATGCTTCTGAAAATTATTACCAAGGATTAAAGATAGATTCAAAGGCTATTCAAAATACTCAATCAGGATTACGACCTTGCTCTCCAGACGGATTGCCGTATATAGGAAAACTATCTCGTTTTCAAAACGCTACTGTGGCTACCGGACATGCCATGATGGGATGGAGCTTAGGCCCCGCAACAGGAAAGGTTATTTCTGAACTTATCTCTGAGAAAAAGACAAGTTTAAACATAACTCCTTTCCACGTAGAAAGATATCATAAGAAAAGCCGTAATTAA
- a CDS encoding 4-hydroxyproline epimerase, protein MKKTFFCVDAHTCGNPVRVVAGGGPNLTGANMSEKRQHFLKEYDWIRKGLMFEPRGHDMMSGSILYPPSNPENDFGILFIETSGCLPMCGHGTIGTITIAIEEGLITPKVPGKIKMEAPAGLVEIEYQQTNKKVDWVRLTNVKSYLAAENLTIECPELGEITFDVAYGGNYYAIVDPQQNFSGIQNFTASKIIQYSQEVRKRINEKYPDMFIHPENDTIRDVSHMLWTGEPLDPTSSGRNAVFYGDKAIDRSPCGTGTSARIAQLHAKGKLKKGEAFIHESFIGSKFIGRVEEETTLDGKVAIVPSIQGWAKVYGYNNIVIDDEDDPYAFGFQVI, encoded by the coding sequence ATGAAAAAAACTTTTTTTTGCGTTGATGCGCATACCTGCGGAAATCCAGTTCGTGTGGTTGCAGGTGGAGGACCAAACTTAACAGGTGCCAATATGAGCGAAAAGCGTCAACATTTCTTAAAAGAATATGATTGGATTCGCAAAGGTTTAATGTTTGAACCTAGAGGACACGATATGATGAGCGGTTCTATTTTATATCCGCCAAGTAACCCTGAAAATGACTTTGGAATTTTATTTATAGAAACTTCTGGTTGTCTTCCTATGTGTGGTCATGGTACTATTGGTACTATTACTATTGCTATTGAAGAAGGTTTAATCACTCCCAAAGTTCCAGGAAAAATAAAAATGGAAGCTCCTGCTGGTTTGGTTGAAATTGAATATCAGCAAACCAATAAAAAAGTAGATTGGGTTCGATTAACTAACGTAAAGAGTTATTTAGCAGCAGAAAATTTAACAATTGAATGCCCTGAACTCGGTGAAATTACTTTTGATGTGGCTTATGGTGGGAATTATTATGCGATTGTAGATCCTCAACAAAACTTTTCAGGAATTCAAAATTTCACTGCTTCAAAGATTATACAATACTCGCAGGAAGTTAGAAAAAGGATTAACGAAAAATACCCTGATATGTTTATCCATCCAGAAAATGATACCATTAGAGACGTTTCGCATATGTTATGGACTGGAGAACCTTTAGACCCTACTTCTTCAGGAAGAAATGCTGTGTTTTATGGAGATAAAGCAATTGATAGAAGTCCTTGCGGAACAGGTACGTCTGCACGTATTGCTCAACTTCATGCTAAAGGAAAACTAAAAAAAGGCGAAGCGTTTATTCATGAAAGTTTTATTGGAAGTAAGTTTATTGGTCGTGTAGAAGAAGAAACCACACTCGATGGTAAGGTTGCTATTGTTCCTAGTATTCAAGGTTGGGCAAAAGTATACGGATATAACAATATTGTTATTGATGATGAAGATGATCCATATGCATTCGGTTTTCAAGTGATTTAA
- a CDS encoding aldehyde dehydrogenase (NADP(+)) has translation MTTITSTITGKNYIGNKLSSNGNKTHKTFNPQLNKENDCDFYEATTEEVNEAVALAQSAFLEYKNYSGVQKASFLNAIADGILDLGDELIQTYMSESGLPEGRAIGERGRTVFQLRMFAELVANGSWANATIDTEVPDRQPMPKPDLRKINIPLGPVVVFGASNFPLAYSTAGGDTASALAAGCPVIVKSHPMHLGTGELIASAIINAAQQTGMPNGVFSNLNSTGIEVGQQLVTHPKIKAVGFTGSINGGRALFNLAANREEPIPVFAEMGSINPVIITPTAIVNRAEEIATTYAGSITLGTGQFCTNPGLLLTIENEQLDSFIKDLGEKTTAIAPQCMLHPNIKKGYLANKTSVTAQEGVTVVSEISNDQTTNNYAPTQIATISGADFIKNSKTHLEVFGPFSLVVRCKNEQELIEIIQQLEGQLTGTIIAEDTDYKNLTDIISALQNRVGRIIFNGVPTGVEVTSAMTHGGPYPASSDSRFSAVGISSIDRWVRPFSFQDFPNELLPEELKNNNPLQILRSVNGNFTKEEIN, from the coding sequence ATGACCACAATAACCTCAACAATTACAGGGAAAAACTATATAGGAAACAAGCTTTCATCAAACGGAAATAAAACACACAAAACTTTTAATCCACAATTGAATAAAGAAAATGATTGTGATTTTTATGAAGCAACTACCGAAGAAGTGAATGAAGCTGTAGCATTAGCACAAAGTGCTTTTTTAGAATACAAGAACTATTCAGGAGTTCAAAAAGCTTCTTTTTTAAACGCTATTGCTGATGGAATTTTAGACCTAGGTGATGAATTAATTCAAACCTATATGTCTGAATCAGGTTTGCCAGAAGGACGCGCTATTGGAGAGCGTGGAAGAACTGTTTTTCAATTGCGAATGTTTGCCGAATTAGTTGCCAATGGATCTTGGGCAAATGCAACGATTGATACTGAAGTACCAGATAGACAGCCAATGCCCAAGCCAGATTTACGTAAAATAAACATTCCTTTAGGTCCTGTTGTTGTTTTTGGAGCTAGTAATTTTCCATTAGCATATTCAACAGCAGGAGGAGATACTGCCAGTGCTTTAGCTGCTGGATGTCCAGTTATTGTAAAATCTCATCCAATGCACCTCGGAACCGGAGAATTAATCGCTTCTGCTATTATCAACGCAGCCCAGCAAACAGGTATGCCAAATGGTGTTTTTTCTAATCTTAATTCTACCGGAATTGAAGTAGGACAACAATTAGTTACACATCCTAAGATAAAAGCAGTAGGTTTTACAGGGAGTATTAACGGAGGAAGAGCTTTATTTAATTTAGCAGCCAATAGAGAAGAACCTATTCCTGTATTTGCTGAAATGGGAAGTATCAATCCAGTTATTATAACACCGACAGCAATTGTAAATAGAGCGGAAGAAATTGCTACTACTTATGCTGGTTCAATCACTCTTGGCACAGGTCAATTTTGCACCAACCCTGGTTTATTATTAACTATTGAAAATGAGCAATTAGACTCTTTTATTAAAGATTTAGGAGAAAAAACAACTGCTATTGCACCGCAGTGTATGTTGCATCCAAATATCAAAAAAGGATATCTTGCTAATAAAACATCCGTCACTGCACAGGAAGGAGTTACAGTTGTATCTGAAATTTCTAATGATCAAACTACAAACAACTATGCTCCAACACAAATAGCTACTATTTCTGGAGCAGATTTTATAAAAAATTCTAAAACTCATTTAGAAGTATTTGGTCCATTTTCACTTGTTGTAAGATGTAAAAACGAACAGGAGTTAATCGAAATAATACAGCAGTTAGAAGGTCAGCTAACAGGAACTATTATTGCTGAAGACACTGATTATAAAAACTTAACTGATATTATATCTGCACTCCAAAACAGAGTAGGAAGAATTATTTTTAACGGTGTACCTACCGGTGTAGAGGTAACTTCTGCAATGACGCATGGAGGCCCTTACCCAGCTTCTTCTGATAGTAGATTTTCTGCTGTAGGAATAAGCTCTATTGATCGTTGGGTTAGACCTTTTAGTTTTCAAGATTTTCCAAACGAATTATTACCTGAAGAGTTAAAAAACAACAACCCTTTACAAATTTTACGTTCGGTTAACGGAAACTTTACAAAAGAAGAGATTAATTAA
- a CDS encoding dihydrodipicolinate synthase family protein yields the protein MMIKWEGVMPAVTTKFTSDDTLDLQMFEVNIKAQLDAGVHGIILGGTLGEASTLSDDEKRTLVREAVRIVDGKVPVIINIAEQTTKGAIEAAQKAKEDGAAGLMMLPPMRYKADARETVEFFKQTAQSTDLPIMVYNNPVDYGIEVTLDMFDELLRDCPNIQAVKESTRDLSNVTRIKNRFGNRLAILSGVDTLALESLFMGANGWVAGLVCAFPKETVAIYELQKAGKAAEALTIYRWFLPLLELDINAKLVQNIKLAEVATGIGTENVRAPRLTLIGDERKRVLQIIEEGLKNRPTLPDYKNLELAV from the coding sequence ATTATGATAAAATGGGAAGGCGTAATGCCAGCTGTAACAACTAAGTTTACCTCAGACGACACTTTAGACTTACAAATGTTTGAAGTAAACATTAAAGCACAATTAGATGCAGGTGTTCACGGAATAATATTAGGAGGTACCCTTGGTGAAGCATCTACTTTATCTGATGACGAAAAAAGAACTTTAGTTCGAGAAGCAGTTCGTATTGTAGATGGTAAGGTTCCTGTAATTATCAATATTGCAGAACAAACAACCAAAGGAGCGATAGAAGCAGCTCAAAAAGCAAAGGAAGATGGCGCTGCTGGGCTTATGATGCTTCCACCAATGCGCTACAAAGCTGATGCAAGGGAGACTGTAGAATTTTTCAAACAGACTGCACAATCTACAGATTTACCAATTATGGTCTATAACAACCCTGTAGATTATGGTATTGAAGTTACTTTAGACATGTTTGATGAATTATTGAGAGACTGTCCAAACATTCAAGCTGTTAAAGAATCTACAAGAGATTTATCTAACGTAACGCGTATTAAGAATCGCTTTGGAAATCGATTAGCTATTTTGAGCGGCGTAGATACATTAGCTTTAGAAAGTCTTTTTATGGGAGCCAATGGTTGGGTTGCAGGATTAGTTTGTGCATTCCCAAAAGAAACGGTTGCTATTTATGAATTACAAAAAGCAGGAAAAGCAGCAGAAGCTTTAACTATTTACCGTTGGTTTTTGCCTTTGCTTGAATTAGATATTAATGCTAAATTAGTACAAAATATTAAATTAGCAGAAGTAGCAACAGGAATTGGTACCGAAAATGTACGAGCTCCTCGTTTAACTTTAATAGGCGATGAACGAAAACGCGTTTTACAGATTATAGAAGAAGGGCTCAAAAACCGCCCAACATTGCCAGATTATAAAAACCTAGAATTAGCCGTATAA
- a CDS encoding AraC family transcriptional regulator, giving the protein MKVLPFKIPKAKNIGLIYQEDKGAYFYDKFHQHEEIQLCFIVKGEGTLVVGDSIEEYKKGDIIVIGSNQPHVFKSDNSSVKNSYMISLFFTEISFGDNFFGLDDFKEVGTFFNKSKTSFRLTSNKEKLEKLFLKLPKSRDLERFIVFIRIIDVILNSETKSLSSFVYNKNYTDNEGKRMRDIMDYTLTNFNRKIDLEEIAEVANMTSNAFCRYFKQRTNKTYFSFLNELRIEKACKLLQDKDFLITEISEKSGFKNISNFNRKFKELKGVTPSAYRIIH; this is encoded by the coding sequence ATGAAAGTATTACCATTTAAAATTCCAAAGGCAAAAAACATTGGATTAATCTACCAAGAAGATAAGGGAGCATATTTTTATGATAAGTTTCATCAGCATGAAGAAATTCAATTATGTTTTATTGTCAAAGGAGAAGGAACGTTGGTAGTTGGAGATTCTATAGAGGAATATAAAAAAGGAGATATCATTGTTATTGGAAGCAACCAACCTCATGTTTTTAAAAGCGATAATTCCTCCGTAAAAAATTCCTATATGATTTCGTTGTTTTTTACGGAGATTTCGTTTGGAGATAATTTTTTCGGGCTTGATGATTTTAAAGAAGTAGGTACTTTTTTTAATAAGTCGAAAACTAGTTTTAGATTAACATCAAACAAAGAAAAGCTAGAAAAATTGTTTTTAAAATTGCCAAAAAGTAGGGATTTGGAGCGCTTCATTGTTTTTATTAGGATTATAGATGTTATTTTGAATTCAGAAACGAAATCATTGTCTTCATTTGTGTATAATAAAAACTATACGGATAATGAAGGGAAGAGGATGCGTGACATCATGGATTATACACTTACAAACTTTAATAGAAAAATAGATTTAGAGGAAATAGCTGAGGTAGCAAACATGACTTCTAATGCGTTTTGTAGGTATTTTAAACAAAGAACTAATAAAACATATTTTAGTTTTTTAAATGAGTTAAGAATTGAAAAAGCTTGTAAATTATTACAAGATAAAGATTTTCTAATCACTGAAATATCTGAAAAATCTGGGTTTAAGAACATCTCTAATTTTAACAGAAAGTTTAAAGAGTTGAAAGGAGTAACTCCTTCTGCTTATAGAATTATTCATTAA
- a CDS encoding type IX secretion system membrane protein PorP/SprF, which translates to MLHFKHSFFDFNSKSYLAWLYLTAIYQVGYMKKIVGVLFLLFFSLKATSQETLPIYADYLSDNVYLLHPAAAGIGECGKIRFTARQQWFGVDDAPSLQTLSYHAKAGNESNSGYGFILFNDSNGYHSQIGFQGTYAYHLNMGNDNLFNQLSFGLSMSVVQNQVDQRTFSGDRADVISQVIESDFYFNADFGMAYHYKGFASYFTVKNLFLAAKGNLNPNFESLNLRNYILGASYFFGEEDVLQYEPSLMFQYKELTGEKIADINFKVYKKIRNTQFWAALSYRSSFDGSVFGEAQYFTPIVGVNFDRFMVAYTYTQQTGDIVFSNGGFHQISLGMNILCRKRRASACPNINGGLF; encoded by the coding sequence ATGTTACATTTTAAGCATAGTTTTTTCGATTTTAACAGTAAATCTTATTTAGCTTGGTTATATTTGACGGCTATTTATCAAGTTGGATATATGAAAAAAATTGTTGGAGTATTATTTTTATTATTTTTCTCTTTGAAGGCTACTTCACAAGAGACATTACCTATTTATGCAGATTACTTATCTGATAACGTTTATTTACTACATCCTGCGGCCGCAGGAATAGGGGAGTGTGGAAAAATTCGTTTTACAGCGCGTCAGCAATGGTTCGGTGTAGATGACGCTCCTAGTTTACAAACATTAAGTTATCATGCCAAAGCTGGAAATGAATCAAATTCTGGATATGGTTTTATTTTATTTAATGATAGTAACGGATACCATTCTCAAATTGGATTTCAGGGTACTTATGCATATCACTTAAATATGGGAAATGATAATTTGTTCAATCAATTATCATTTGGATTATCAATGTCGGTAGTTCAAAACCAGGTAGATCAAAGAACATTCTCTGGAGATAGAGCAGATGTAATTAGCCAGGTTATTGAAAGTGATTTTTATTTTAATGCCGATTTCGGTATGGCGTATCACTATAAAGGATTTGCGTCTTATTTTACAGTAAAGAATTTATTTTTAGCCGCAAAAGGTAATTTGAATCCGAATTTTGAGTCGTTAAACCTGAGAAATTATATTCTTGGAGCAAGTTACTTTTTTGGAGAAGAAGATGTATTACAATATGAGCCATCCTTAATGTTTCAGTATAAAGAGTTAACTGGAGAAAAGATTGCTGATATTAACTTTAAAGTATATAAGAAAATTAGAAACACACAGTTTTGGGCAGCGTTGTCATACAGATCTAGTTTTGATGGAAGTGTATTTGGAGAAGCACAATATTTTACGCCAATTGTAGGTGTTAATTTTGATAGATTTATGGTTGCTTATACTTATACGCAACAAACTGGTGATATCGTGTTTTCTAATGGAGGATTCCACCAAATATCTTTAGGTATGAATATTTTATGTAGAAAGAGAAGAGCTTCTGCTTGTCCTAATATTAACGGAGGATTATTCTAA
- the murI gene encoding glutamate racemase: MNKITNSPIGIFDSGIGGTSIWKEIYTLLPNEHTIYLADSINAPYGQKSKEEIIHLSKKNTEFLLNKNAKIIVVACNTATTNAIKYLREHYDVPFIGIEPAIKPASLQTQTNVIGILATKGTLNSELFEKTSSLLDNNITIIEQVGEGLVDLIERGLINTPQMDLLLKKYINPMLHKKADCIVLGCTHYPYLIDAIKRITGNSVQLIDSGEAVAKQTQNVLEQHHLLNTTKTKTASHLFYINKNKAVLENILKTINPSLIVNELSF; the protein is encoded by the coding sequence TTTGATTCGGGTATTGGGGGAACTTCTATTTGGAAAGAAATTTACACCTTATTACCTAATGAGCATACTATCTATTTAGCAGATAGTATCAATGCTCCGTACGGTCAAAAATCTAAAGAGGAAATAATTCATCTTTCAAAAAAAAATACAGAGTTCTTATTAAACAAAAACGCAAAGATTATTGTTGTAGCCTGTAATACTGCTACCACCAATGCCATTAAATATTTACGCGAACATTATGATGTTCCCTTCATTGGTATTGAACCTGCTATAAAACCTGCGTCCCTACAAACACAAACCAATGTTATAGGTATTCTAGCTACCAAAGGAACGTTAAACAGTGAACTTTTTGAAAAAACATCTTCTCTTTTAGATAATAATATTACTATCATTGAACAGGTTGGAGAGGGTTTAGTTGACCTTATAGAAAGAGGCCTTATAAACACCCCTCAGATGGATCTTTTATTAAAAAAGTACATAAACCCTATGTTACATAAAAAAGCAGACTGTATCGTTTTAGGATGTACGCATTATCCGTATTTAATAGATGCCATTAAAAGAATTACTGGAAATTCAGTACAATTAATTGACTCTGGAGAAGCTGTTGCTAAGCAAACTCAAAACGTATTAGAACAACACCATTTACTGAATACTACCAAAACAAAAACAGCTTCGCATTTATTCTACATAAATAAAAACAAAGCTGTTTTAGAAAATATTTTAAAAACTATTAATCCTAGTTTAATAGTTAATGAGTTATCGTTTTAG